The proteins below are encoded in one region of Planctopirus limnophila DSM 3776:
- a CDS encoding P-loop NTPase family protein, which yields MRAAAFWVRELRRNVIPEAVMWLGMRRLSFDERDEFDRHPV from the coding sequence ATGAGAGCTGCAGCGTTCTGGGTTCGGGAGTTGCGGCGAAACGTCATTCCTGAAGCTGTGATGTGGCTTGGGATGCGCAGGCTGTCGTTCGACGAGCGGGATGAATTTGACCGTCATCCTGTCTAA
- a CDS encoding 6-pyruvoyl trahydropterin synthase family protein: MFEVSSEIQFCYGHRLLNYSGKCRHLHGHNGKAIITLAGESLDERGMLVDFGDLKRTVSQWIDDHLDHRMVLCERDPMVKILRDAGEPLYLIPENPTAENIAKLIYEKTVEVGLPVIQVGLWETAKNYAVYRERKV, translated from the coding sequence ATGTTTGAAGTTTCTTCCGAAATCCAGTTCTGCTATGGACATCGGCTGCTGAATTACAGTGGAAAATGCCGGCATCTCCATGGGCATAATGGGAAGGCCATTATCACACTGGCTGGTGAAAGCCTGGATGAACGAGGCATGCTGGTGGACTTTGGCGATCTGAAGCGGACGGTTTCCCAGTGGATTGATGATCATTTGGATCATCGGATGGTACTCTGCGAACGTGACCCGATGGTCAAAATTCTTCGCGATGCTGGCGAACCTTTGTATCTGATTCCTGAAAACCCGACTGCCGAAAATATTGCCAAGTTGATTTATGAGAAGACAGTGGAAGTGGGATTACCTGTCATTCAAGTAGGACTGTGGGAAACGGCCAAAAACTACGCGGTTTATCGCGAACGTAAAGTTTGA